From the genome of Hydrogenophaga sp. PBL-H3, one region includes:
- a CDS encoding plasmid segregation protein ParM domain-containing protein → MIKEAEASALPISRGGLGQVLRRFADLSKHDFAEEKLSPGSWDGFETVLSMFPDSSLPNWPERFATCGGRQQNPLQHKVVQEKTWRVPMQRDMKVVKVDARAIDVGYFNVKYTNGRKAYEGMNQISTHLFPSLAPRVATNRRMSDSTTLRADGCMVEVAGVTYFVGKDSVFQSTGKEPRSVLPNYSASDKYLALMRGALNYMAEDAAAEHELVIDHLVLGLPLNNFSEYRDALKERALGEHLIGQASGGGPFKRVTVNHVTVMVQPQGALLNFGAQNPQSGARKGWTLVVDAGGGTLDWFVSQGRVPNWARSGAYPKSMLACAYAVADQIDPDYKNQFEVIEIIDEAIRHRSESFKLAGDEYQMSQFQSSIDAVLRESVDAMLSTIESTAAVSTVLMTGGGAKVFQLFIAKHHPKLAKIMELDPDSVFSNVRGFQIAAEIAHPGKR, encoded by the coding sequence TTGATCAAGGAAGCGGAGGCCTCGGCGCTGCCGATTTCCAGAGGTGGTCTTGGGCAGGTCTTGAGACGGTTTGCAGACTTATCCAAACACGATTTCGCAGAGGAAAAGCTATCACCGGGCTCTTGGGACGGTTTTGAGACGGTTTTGAGCATGTTTCCAGACTCTTCTCTTCCAAACTGGCCGGAACGGTTTGCCACCTGTGGAGGCCGCCAACAGAATCCACTGCAGCACAAGGTCGTGCAGGAAAAAACATGGAGAGTTCCTATGCAGCGAGATATGAAAGTGGTGAAAGTGGACGCACGCGCAATTGACGTCGGCTACTTCAACGTCAAGTACACCAACGGTCGCAAGGCCTACGAGGGAATGAACCAGATCTCAACGCATCTCTTCCCTTCCCTCGCGCCGCGCGTGGCCACGAATCGGCGGATGTCGGACTCCACCACTCTTCGGGCAGATGGATGCATGGTCGAGGTGGCTGGCGTGACCTACTTTGTGGGGAAGGATTCGGTTTTCCAGAGCACGGGTAAGGAGCCACGCAGTGTGCTGCCCAACTACAGCGCCAGCGACAAGTACCTTGCCTTGATGCGAGGTGCGCTGAACTACATGGCAGAGGACGCGGCCGCTGAACATGAACTGGTGATCGACCACTTGGTCCTGGGTTTGCCGCTCAACAACTTCAGCGAGTACCGCGACGCGTTGAAGGAGCGTGCCTTGGGAGAGCATTTGATCGGCCAGGCATCAGGAGGTGGTCCGTTCAAGCGGGTGACAGTCAATCACGTCACGGTGATGGTCCAACCGCAAGGAGCGCTGTTGAACTTCGGCGCTCAAAATCCGCAGTCCGGCGCGCGCAAAGGTTGGACGCTCGTCGTGGATGCCGGTGGCGGCACACTGGATTGGTTTGTCTCGCAAGGTCGTGTGCCCAACTGGGCTCGCTCCGGCGCGTATCCCAAGTCGATGCTGGCCTGCGCCTATGCCGTTGCGGATCAAATTGACCCGGATTACAAGAACCAGTTTGAAGTCATCGAGATCATTGACGAGGCGATTCGCCATCGTTCGGAGTCGTTCAAGCTCGCCGGCGACGAATACCAGATGAGCCAGTTCCAGAGTTCGATCGACGCCGTGCTCCGGGAGTCGGTCGACGCGATGCTCTCAACAATTGAAAGCACGGCCGCGGTGTCAACCGTTCTGATGACGGGTGGCGGAGCAAAGGTCTTTCAACTCTTCATTGCCAAGCACCATCCGAAGCTCGCCAAGATCATGGAGTTGGATCCAGACTCCGTTTTCTCCAACGTTCGTGGGTTTCAGATCGCCGCCGAAATCGCCCACCCCGGCAAGCGTTGA
- a CDS encoding tyrosine-type recombinase/integrase translates to MRDDDFTGQQDGSPEGGPGEGESLKARLARERAEAKKVNASMSAQAKREKLSAQRRRAGAGLSEALLKEVVARYRGDIKRQVAKFMEKTRMPAATGRARQVSDKTRSDFGDNLMRAVAQLKEIGMPIQNLSDLSGKHAVALISYWKDEDQAAATIQTKLSALRKFFTLVGKEDALPKAVKLYDMLAQKGIDHGGLRRTQVATTSKSWSMKGVDPHQVVKDVYAEDSLVGIQLKCEVLFGMRLNEVLHWQPNATDDPRRLLILDGAKGGRVRFVDYSSDPVRAALQRQLVEEAKIAAQMHPRGVLLRKRQTVQQAKDRFYTVMRKVGVTKAQLGVTGHGLRHEFAANLYEEISGLRPPVEGVHTQQEYEDRLGAVEQAELAVSRALGHARPSISSAYNGSRFQIAGGKMTRESRMLLNNLVDVLEQSNVANVFREFAADIAWLTGSAALGQGLSSGQYIEITVRMKDEGDGLQGMAARTEALEAKLNKLVQRQIVLKSWLKSSDPDPALDGFIRVFGW, encoded by the coding sequence ATGCGCGATGATGATTTCACTGGACAGCAGGATGGTTCGCCTGAGGGCGGGCCGGGCGAGGGCGAGAGCCTGAAAGCCCGTCTTGCTCGTGAGAGGGCAGAGGCGAAGAAAGTCAATGCCAGCATGAGTGCGCAGGCCAAGCGCGAAAAGCTGAGCGCACAACGCCGGCGTGCAGGTGCGGGCCTGAGCGAGGCGCTGCTCAAGGAGGTCGTGGCCCGGTACCGCGGCGACATCAAACGCCAGGTGGCGAAGTTCATGGAGAAGACGCGCATGCCAGCCGCGACTGGCCGCGCACGGCAGGTCAGTGACAAAACGAGAAGTGACTTTGGCGACAACCTCATGCGCGCCGTCGCCCAGCTGAAGGAAATCGGGATGCCGATCCAGAACCTGAGCGACCTGAGCGGCAAGCACGCCGTCGCGCTCATCTCCTACTGGAAGGATGAAGACCAGGCGGCCGCAACCATCCAGACCAAGCTGAGCGCGCTGAGGAAGTTCTTCACGCTGGTGGGCAAGGAGGATGCACTGCCCAAGGCCGTCAAGCTGTACGACATGCTCGCGCAGAAGGGCATCGACCACGGCGGCTTGCGCAGAACGCAGGTGGCCACCACCAGCAAGAGTTGGTCCATGAAGGGCGTCGACCCGCACCAAGTCGTCAAGGATGTGTATGCCGAGGATTCGCTCGTGGGCATCCAGCTCAAGTGTGAGGTTCTGTTCGGCATGCGCTTGAACGAAGTCCTGCACTGGCAACCCAATGCCACCGACGATCCCCGGCGCTTGCTCATCCTGGACGGAGCGAAAGGCGGGCGCGTGCGCTTTGTGGATTACTCGAGCGACCCCGTGCGGGCGGCCCTGCAGCGCCAGCTGGTGGAGGAGGCCAAGATCGCGGCACAGATGCACCCGCGCGGCGTGTTGCTGCGCAAGCGCCAAACCGTGCAGCAGGCCAAAGACCGCTTCTACACCGTGATGAGGAAGGTGGGAGTGACCAAGGCTCAGCTGGGGGTTACCGGCCACGGCCTGCGTCACGAGTTTGCAGCCAACCTGTACGAGGAGATCTCCGGCCTGCGTCCACCGGTGGAAGGTGTCCACACCCAACAGGAGTATGAAGACCGCCTGGGCGCGGTGGAGCAAGCCGAATTGGCAGTGTCACGGGCGCTGGGCCATGCACGTCCGTCCATCTCCAGTGCCTACAACGGCTCGCGCTTCCAGATCGCAGGCGGCAAGATGACCCGTGAGTCCCGCATGCTGCTCAACAACCTGGTCGACGTGTTGGAGCAATCCAACGTGGCCAATGTGTTCCGTGAGTTCGCAGCCGACATCGCCTGGCTCACCGGCAGCGCCGCACTGGGGCAGGGTCTGAGCAGCGGCCAGTACATCGAGATCACCGTGCGCATGAAGGATGAGGGCGACGGCCTGCAGGGGATGGCCGCTCGGACCGAAGCGCTGGAAGCCAAACTCAACAAGTTGGTTCAGCGCCAGATCGTGCTCAAGAGCTGGCTCAAGAGTTCCGATCCGGATCCTGCGCTCGACGGCTTCATCCGGGTGTTCGGGTGGTGA
- a CDS encoding NUDIX hydrolase: MSPTHNPLSLPLSLPPLPLQASAQIDAYWSRPLSSFDLHPHGYNTSLAALGRQLRRSAKPGARDLFSRANMFGHLTASALVLAPDAHGELHALLVHHKASGLWLVPGGHFERDASLWAAAAREVREETGVTQIKGVPLNQPWQSNFHALPDLQQGLDGDSNPPVFDIDTHSIPDNPAKAEKAHLHHDFLFLAMAESTSALTPQLEEVHNARWEPLRALATHKNRRMQRVMRKFQRLCDMPAPVRA, encoded by the coding sequence ATGAGCCCCACGCACAACCCGCTGTCATTGCCGCTGTCATTGCCGCCCTTGCCCCTGCAGGCCAGCGCCCAGATCGATGCCTACTGGTCGCGCCCCCTCTCCAGCTTTGACCTGCACCCGCACGGCTACAACACCTCCCTGGCAGCGCTGGGTCGCCAGCTCAGACGAAGTGCAAAGCCCGGCGCGCGCGACCTCTTCAGCCGCGCCAACATGTTCGGCCACCTCACCGCCAGCGCGCTGGTGCTCGCACCCGATGCCCATGGCGAACTGCACGCACTTCTCGTGCACCACAAAGCCAGCGGCCTGTGGCTGGTGCCTGGTGGCCACTTCGAGCGCGATGCCAGCCTGTGGGCAGCCGCGGCGCGCGAGGTCCGCGAGGAAACCGGTGTGACCCAGATCAAGGGTGTCCCACTCAACCAACCGTGGCAAAGCAACTTTCACGCGTTGCCGGACCTGCAGCAGGGGCTCGACGGCGACAGCAACCCACCGGTGTTCGACATCGACACCCACAGCATCCCGGACAACCCTGCCAAGGCTGAGAAGGCACACCTGCACCACGACTTCCTGTTCCTGGCCATGGCCGAGTCCACCAGCGCGCTCACCCCGCAGCTTGAGGAAGTGCACAACGCGCGCTGGGAGCCCCTGCGAGCGCTGGCCACCCACAAGAACCGACGCATGCAGCGCGTCATGCGCAAGTTCCAGCGTCTGTGCGACATGCCGGCGCCGGTGCGCGCGTGA
- a CDS encoding uracil-DNA glycosylase, producing MNAEKFVQALASIRLPNVFNPYADQCGVHDQAHAAESRRNSLQSYLDAVQALGVDTIWMGRDLGHRGGRRTGLALTDEQHLSSVARRYPGAQAAKVTTGPVMKERTAAEIWRLLDRLDVPPLLWNVFPFHPHEVDAPFTNRKFTAGELRLVDELNAELVKWLGIRSIIAIGDDAARYGAKFGAPVERVRHPSFGGTSDFRAGMQRIYKLPDIGAASSQQGPLF from the coding sequence ATGAACGCAGAGAAATTTGTTCAGGCACTGGCATCGATCCGCCTGCCCAACGTGTTCAACCCCTATGCCGACCAGTGCGGGGTGCACGACCAGGCCCATGCCGCCGAGAGCCGGCGCAACTCACTTCAAAGCTACCTCGATGCCGTCCAGGCGCTGGGGGTGGACACCATCTGGATGGGGCGCGACCTGGGCCACCGTGGCGGGCGGCGCACCGGTCTGGCCCTCACGGACGAACAGCACCTCAGTTCCGTCGCGCGCCGGTACCCGGGCGCCCAGGCCGCCAAAGTCACCACCGGGCCCGTCATGAAAGAGCGCACAGCCGCAGAGATCTGGCGCCTGCTGGACCGCCTCGATGTGCCCCCGCTGCTCTGGAACGTGTTTCCGTTTCACCCCCACGAAGTGGATGCCCCGTTCACGAACCGCAAGTTCACGGCCGGAGAGCTTCGCCTCGTTGATGAGCTCAATGCGGAGTTGGTGAAGTGGCTCGGTATCCGCAGCATCATTGCGATCGGAGACGACGCCGCGCGCTACGGGGCCAAGTTCGGCGCGCCGGTGGAGCGCGTGCGCCATCCCAGCTTCGGCGGCACATCAGACTTTCGCGCTGGCATGCAGCGTATCTACAAACTGCCGGACATCGGTGCGGCCTCATCGCAGCAAGGCCCGCTCTTTTGA
- a CDS encoding DnaJ C-terminal domain-containing protein: protein MNTPDTPHLGTLRALVVAQRNWDIEISVEMTMFEAAFGCEIDLEGTIEDPCGECMGAGANMSCRICGGTGRRASRYWSTAVKLPVGLKDGRTRIPGFGVSTGIAGLHGDLVLCVRIKKNEMFRLTRSGRLDAYVPISQWTWLVGGKLMVPLLDGARLVDFSSMDHEIRIAGQGWPKELGSHERGDLIVNLVPQDFRLTVAQRKFLEQMARDERNKDLTSWDREIEKWAQGSAESRYLPPEPKKKPKQQQKTKDTSPTS, encoded by the coding sequence ATGAACACACCGGACACGCCTCACCTGGGGACATTGCGCGCGTTGGTGGTCGCACAGCGCAACTGGGACATTGAAATCAGCGTGGAGATGACGATGTTCGAGGCAGCGTTCGGTTGCGAGATTGACCTTGAAGGAACGATAGAAGACCCCTGTGGTGAATGCATGGGTGCTGGAGCCAATATGAGTTGCCGGATTTGTGGAGGTACGGGGCGTCGCGCCAGCCGCTACTGGTCTACGGCAGTCAAGCTCCCGGTGGGCCTCAAAGACGGTCGCACGCGCATTCCCGGGTTCGGTGTCTCTACCGGGATTGCTGGCCTGCATGGGGATCTCGTCCTCTGCGTGAGGATCAAAAAGAATGAAATGTTCCGCCTGACCAGGAGCGGCCGCCTGGATGCCTACGTACCCATCTCGCAATGGACATGGCTGGTAGGCGGCAAGCTCATGGTCCCACTGCTCGACGGGGCAAGGCTTGTCGACTTCTCGTCCATGGACCACGAGATCAGGATCGCGGGACAGGGTTGGCCCAAGGAGCTGGGCTCCCACGAACGGGGAGACCTGATCGTCAATCTGGTACCTCAGGACTTTCGCCTGACGGTCGCGCAGCGCAAGTTCCTCGAACAGATGGCACGCGACGAACGCAACAAAGACCTGACCAGTTGGGACAGGGAGATAGAGAAGTGGGCGCAGGGCTCCGCAGAATCACGCTACCTCCCGCCCGAACCCAAGAAGAAACCCAAACAGCAGCAGAAGACGAAAGATACGAGCCCCACATCGTAG